From Bacillus cereus group sp. RP43, the proteins below share one genomic window:
- a CDS encoding response regulator, which translates to MERTILIVEDEDILREIMKDYLLNEGYKVLEAIDGKEALSTFEEHEVHLIILDIMLPELDGWTVCRRIRKTSNVPIIMLTARVDEDDTLLGFELGADDYVTKPYSPPILLARAKRLIESRHSSKVNISIEDTLTRSSIHVHYPSRTVTVDEKDINLTHTEFEILTYLMKNQGIIISREQLITKIWGYEFTGDDRTVNSHIRNLRHKLGNRATCIVTVVRAGYKFEDQI; encoded by the coding sequence ATGGAAAGAACAATTTTAATTGTGGAAGATGAAGATATTTTACGTGAAATTATGAAGGATTATTTACTAAACGAAGGATATAAGGTGTTAGAGGCGATTGATGGGAAAGAAGCATTGTCTACATTTGAAGAACATGAGGTACATTTAATTATTCTAGACATTATGTTACCAGAATTAGATGGTTGGACGGTCTGTCGACGAATTCGTAAAACATCTAATGTGCCTATTATTATGTTAACGGCTCGGGTTGATGAGGATGATACCCTGCTTGGATTTGAACTAGGAGCAGATGATTATGTTACAAAACCATACAGTCCCCCTATTCTATTAGCGAGAGCCAAAAGATTAATTGAAAGTCGACATTCTTCGAAAGTTAATATATCAATTGAGGACACATTAACTAGAAGTAGCATCCATGTACATTATCCCTCCCGTACAGTAACTGTCGATGAAAAAGATATAAATCTGACGCACACAGAATTTGAAATACTAACATATTTAATGAAAAATCAAGGAATTATTATTTCTAGAGAACAATTAATAACTAAAATATGGGGGTATGAATTTACAGGGGATGATCGTACAGTCAATAGTCATATCCGTAATTTGCGTCATAAATTAGGAAATAGAGCAACTTGTATTGTAACAGTTGTCCGAGCTGGTTATAAATTTGAGGATCAGATATGA
- a CDS encoding ATP-binding protein: MKKGIVLKLFILTTALCTLILVTIFIGQTIFFKQYYANRKVNDIKTNIQSFEKAYVKSGDDAKVIQELEQNFYQENATWIKTLDSVGNIKYANGFTLEIQLDPNKNNFFSNRVIHIPMYSFVDLEDMQRMQFRLEPGNRIIIDGLQQGDTVIPAILTVKNGNLVLENKQLSERLYGREDTTEPSSKESSNLDLLGSIKKVQFPEGTIGPSFIYTNRVFIERIKQFQINLILDGKDKKLTSMEIMDYEQNDIKYKIFIKPIKDVNGKINYFFAMTSLQPVDEAVQMIKDYYIYLVILVLILIVLVSFYYSKKIAKPLLQINDTTKRIADLDFSESIPITTRDEIGDLSNSINTLSMTLHSYINQLQQDIEKEKQLESTRKEFISGVSHELKTPLSIMKSCISILEDGVASNKKEYYFKAMSKEVDKMDMLIIDMLELAKFESGTYKMEMDVFHIDEIIDYICEQLSSDIKAKQLHVHKHLSKIEVVANQHRIEQVITNFITNAIRYTPENENIIISTIEENERVKVCIENKGAHIAPEHLEKIWDRFYRGDTSRQRSKGGTGLGLAISKNILELHSVQYGVSNTEDGVLFFFYLNKSL, translated from the coding sequence ATGAAAAAAGGAATTGTATTAAAATTATTTATATTAACAACGGCATTATGCACACTTATTTTAGTAACTATTTTTATTGGACAAACCATATTTTTCAAGCAATACTACGCAAATCGAAAAGTTAATGATATTAAAACGAATATTCAATCCTTTGAAAAAGCATATGTAAAATCTGGAGATGATGCGAAAGTAATTCAAGAATTGGAACAAAATTTCTATCAAGAGAATGCGACATGGATTAAAACGCTAGACAGTGTAGGCAATATAAAATATGCAAATGGATTTACTTTAGAAATTCAATTAGATCCTAATAAAAATAATTTTTTTTCTAATCGTGTAATTCATATTCCAATGTATAGTTTTGTTGATTTAGAGGATATGCAAAGGATGCAGTTTCGTTTAGAACCGGGGAATCGTATTATTATTGATGGATTACAACAAGGTGATACAGTAATACCTGCGATATTAACGGTAAAAAATGGGAATTTGGTATTGGAGAATAAGCAACTTTCAGAAAGGTTATATGGAAGAGAAGACACAACGGAACCGTCATCAAAAGAAAGCTCAAATTTAGACTTATTAGGAAGCATTAAGAAAGTACAATTCCCAGAGGGAACTATAGGGCCAAGCTTTATTTATACAAATCGTGTATTTATAGAAAGGATAAAACAATTTCAGATAAATCTAATATTAGATGGAAAAGATAAAAAATTAACTTCTATGGAAATAATGGATTATGAGCAAAATGATATTAAATATAAAATATTCATTAAACCAATAAAAGATGTAAATGGTAAGATAAATTATTTTTTTGCTATGACATCATTACAACCAGTGGATGAAGCTGTACAAATGATAAAAGATTATTATATTTATTTAGTTATATTAGTGCTAATTCTTATTGTTTTAGTATCGTTCTATTACTCAAAAAAAATCGCTAAACCATTGTTACAAATAAATGATACTACAAAAAGAATTGCGGATTTGGATTTTTCAGAGAGTATACCTATTACTACAAGAGATGAAATAGGTGATTTATCAAACAGTATTAATACACTTTCTATGACTTTGCATTCGTATATTAACCAACTGCAGCAAGACATAGAGAAAGAAAAGCAATTAGAAAGTACACGTAAAGAATTTATCTCTGGTGTTTCACATGAGTTAAAGACGCCTTTAAGTATAATGAAGAGCTGTATTTCAATTTTGGAAGACGGTGTTGCAAGTAATAAAAAAGAGTATTACTTTAAAGCAATGTCAAAAGAAGTGGATAAAATGGATATGCTCATTATTGATATGCTAGAACTAGCAAAGTTTGAATCCGGTACGTATAAAATGGAAATGGATGTTTTCCATATTGATGAGATAATTGATTATATATGCGAGCAATTATCCTCGGATATAAAGGCTAAGCAATTACATGTCCATAAGCACCTTTCTAAAATTGAAGTTGTTGCAAACCAGCATCGAATAGAACAAGTTATTACTAACTTTATTACCAATGCGATTCGTTACACACCAGAAAATGAGAATATTATTATTTCTACAATAGAAGAAAATGAACGTGTCAAAGTATGTATAGAAAATAAAGGAGCTCATATCGCACCAGAACATTTAGAGAAAATATGGGATCGTTTTTATCGAGGAGATACGTCTCGTCAACGATCCAAAGGTGGAACAGGGCTGGGGCTTGCTATTTCAAAGAATATTTTAGAATTGCATAGTGTACAATATGGTGTATCAAATACTGAAGATGGTGTATTATTTTTCTTCTATTTAAATAAAAGCTTGTAG
- a CDS encoding polysaccharide deacetylase family protein, producing MKKSKNKNKTGVITKAIISLGAVLATACFMFLLIGKFNSTPAKGVAQESIKQVNTQQQEKKSETPPTKQKRPDGKPVGKVVYLTFDDGPSALTGQFLDVLKEENVKSTFFMQGSNLQNTSLQENVKRAIKEGHYIGAHSMTHNSNKLYKNGQFVPEMKETLALIHEITGTNPKLVRPPYGSAPGLKSEEIRKQIVESGIKVWDWTIDSHDWELKDNSTQIAENVKKQTTEDIEVVLMHEKPQTLQALPEIIKFYKEKGYEFGVYNDADHFHLNFQKDQRL from the coding sequence ATGAAAAAATCAAAAAATAAAAATAAAACAGGTGTAATAACTAAGGCAATAATATCGCTAGGAGCTGTTCTAGCAACGGCTTGTTTCATGTTCTTATTAATTGGAAAATTTAATTCCACTCCTGCGAAAGGGGTAGCTCAAGAAAGTATTAAACAAGTTAACACGCAGCAACAAGAAAAGAAAAGTGAAACACCACCGACAAAACAAAAAAGGCCGGATGGAAAACCTGTAGGAAAAGTAGTCTACTTAACATTTGATGACGGTCCGAGCGCATTAACTGGTCAATTTTTGGATGTATTAAAAGAGGAAAATGTAAAATCAACATTTTTCATGCAAGGAAGTAATTTGCAAAATACCAGTCTTCAGGAAAATGTAAAACGAGCAATAAAAGAGGGGCATTATATTGGTGCACATAGTATGACACATAATAGCAATAAGTTATATAAAAATGGGCAATTTGTACCAGAGATGAAAGAAACTCTAGCTCTTATACATGAAATTACAGGTACAAACCCTAAATTAGTTCGCCCACCATATGGTTCCGCACCAGGTCTAAAAAGCGAAGAAATTCGTAAGCAAATTGTAGAATCTGGAATAAAAGTCTGGGATTGGACGATTGATTCTCATGACTGGGAATTAAAAGATAATTCAACTCAGATTGCAGAAAATGTAAAAAAACAAACGACAGAAGATATAGAAGTTGTTTTGATGCATGAAAAACCACAGACATTACAAGCTCTTCCTGAAATTATTAAATTTTATAAAGAGAAAGGATATGAATTTGGTGTATACAATGATGCAGACCATTTCCACCTGAATTTCCAGAAAGATCAACGTTTATAG
- a CDS encoding PBP1A family penicillin-binding protein — protein sequence MSENYRSREERRQVKKKKQPASKKQQGKTSFFRKFLISCLLLGIVGLVAGVATFFVMIKDAPKLEKAKLVNPLSSKIYDKDGKLIYEYGKEKRTNIMYNQIPKLVENAFLATEDARFYEHSGVDFKGTARAVLVSLKGDYGSQGGSTITQQVIKNYFLSMEKTSKRKVQEIYLAYKLEQQYSKHEILEMYLNKINLGNRSYGIATAAQNYYGKELKDLTLPEVAMLAGLPKAPNNYDPTKKENVQRATERRNVVLELMNRHGYITKEEMEKASQVKVTDGLKSATELQAMPYPAFMDAVVKEVEKELPDANIGSDGLEIYTTLDSKAQDFADKLLNENIINYPNEKFQGAFTFMDTKTGEVRAIGSGRGENKAVFKGHNIAIELDRSAGSTMKPIFDYAPAIEYLKWATYHQIDDSPFKYSTGQEVRNADRKHLGPITMRDALKTSRNIPAIKTAKEVGINKSKAFSEKLGITFNVAPTESTAIGTNEASPTEIAGAYAAFGNDGKYTKPHFVKKVVYPDGKSKSFEQKPKRVMKDSTAYMITDMLRTFVSSGLGTAANIDSLDVAGKTGTTNYSLEQIAQYNLPESATRDSWFAGYTPQYTMAVWTGYIKDSKDDYISSKNTKISQLIFKEMMSKMATDKSRFKMPNSVVQEGSELRIKGEKRDSSPNTTEQSSNNNQIKQQEKQKKQEELKKPEEQKQSKPNNGSGQGNTTPPNNGSGQGNTTPPNNGSGQGNTTPPNNGSGQGNTTPPNNGSGQGNTTPPNNGSGQRNTTPPNNGSGQGNTTPPNNGSGQGNTTPPNNGDDQGNTTPPNNGDGHGTPTQPSNDGNTGEAPANNG from the coding sequence ATGTCAGAAAATTATCGTTCTCGAGAGGAGCGAAGACAAGTTAAAAAGAAAAAACAACCAGCTTCTAAAAAACAACAAGGTAAAACATCGTTTTTTCGCAAATTTTTAATCAGTTGCTTACTACTTGGTATTGTAGGATTAGTCGCAGGGGTTGCTACCTTTTTCGTTATGATCAAGGATGCGCCAAAACTTGAGAAAGCAAAACTTGTTAATCCGTTATCCTCAAAAATTTATGATAAAGATGGAAAATTGATATATGAATATGGGAAAGAAAAACGAACGAATATTATGTATAATCAAATTCCTAAATTAGTAGAAAATGCATTTTTAGCGACAGAAGATGCACGTTTTTACGAGCACAGTGGCGTAGACTTTAAAGGTACTGCACGTGCAGTTTTAGTCAGCCTAAAAGGGGATTACGGCTCTCAAGGTGGAAGTACGATTACGCAGCAAGTTATTAAAAATTACTTCTTATCGATGGAAAAAACGTCAAAGCGTAAGGTTCAGGAAATATATTTGGCGTATAAACTAGAACAACAATATTCAAAACATGAAATATTAGAGATGTATTTAAATAAAATTAATTTAGGTAACCGTTCATATGGAATCGCAACAGCAGCACAAAACTACTACGGTAAAGAATTGAAAGATTTAACATTACCAGAAGTTGCAATGTTGGCCGGTTTACCAAAAGCACCAAATAACTATGATCCAACGAAAAAAGAAAATGTTCAAAGGGCAACAGAAAGAAGAAACGTTGTACTAGAATTAATGAATCGACATGGTTATATAACAAAAGAAGAAATGGAAAAAGCCTCACAGGTTAAAGTAACAGATGGGCTTAAATCTGCAACAGAACTTCAAGCAATGCCATATCCTGCATTTATGGATGCGGTTGTGAAAGAAGTAGAAAAAGAATTACCAGATGCTAATATTGGATCTGACGGTTTAGAAATTTATACAACATTAGACTCAAAGGCACAGGATTTTGCGGACAAGCTTTTAAATGAAAATATTATTAATTATCCAAATGAGAAATTTCAAGGGGCTTTCACATTTATGGATACGAAAACAGGAGAAGTTCGTGCAATTGGTAGCGGACGCGGTGAAAATAAAGCTGTATTTAAAGGACATAATATAGCGATTGAATTAGATCGATCAGCAGGTTCAACAATGAAACCAATTTTTGATTACGCTCCTGCAATTGAATATTTAAAATGGGCTACTTACCATCAAATTGATGACTCTCCATTTAAGTATTCAACAGGACAAGAAGTTAGAAATGCAGATAGAAAGCATTTAGGACCAATTACAATGCGTGATGCATTGAAAACATCCCGAAATATCCCGGCTATTAAAACTGCAAAAGAAGTAGGAATTAATAAATCAAAAGCTTTCTCTGAAAAGTTAGGTATTACCTTTAATGTAGCACCGACCGAGTCAACAGCGATTGGTACAAATGAAGCGTCACCAACTGAAATTGCAGGTGCTTACGCGGCATTTGGTAATGATGGTAAGTATACGAAGCCGCATTTTGTTAAGAAAGTAGTTTATCCAGATGGTAAATCAAAAAGCTTTGAGCAAAAGCCAAAACGAGTTATGAAGGATTCTACAGCATATATGATTACTGATATGCTTCGTACTTTTGTTTCATCTGGATTGGGTACAGCAGCTAATATAGATTCTTTAGATGTAGCGGGTAAAACAGGTACAACAAACTATTCTTTAGAACAAATAGCACAATATAATTTACCAGAAAGTGCAACTCGTGATAGTTGGTTTGCTGGTTATACACCACAATATACGATGGCAGTATGGACTGGATATATAAAAGATAGTAAAGACGATTATATTAGTAGTAAAAATACGAAAATTTCTCAGTTGATTTTTAAAGAAATGATGAGCAAGATGGCTACAGATAAATCACGCTTTAAAATGCCGAACAGTGTAGTTCAAGAAGGTAGCGAATTACGTATTAAAGGTGAGAAACGTGATTCTTCTCCAAATACAACTGAACAGTCAAGTAATAATAATCAAATTAAGCAACAAGAAAAGCAAAAGAAACAAGAGGAATTAAAGAAGCCAGAAGAGCAAAAGCAAAGTAAGCCAAACAATGGTAGTGGCCAAGGAAATACAACGCCACCAAACAATGGTAGTGGCCAAGGGAATACAACACCGCCAAACAATGGTAGTGGCCAAGGAAATACAACACCGCCAAACAATGGTAGTGGCCAAGGAAATACAACACCGCCAAACAATGGTAGTGGCCAAGGAAATACAACGCCACCAAACAATGGTAGTGGCCAAAGAAATACAACGCCACCAAACAATGGTAGTGGCCAAGGGAATACAACGCCGCCAAACAATGGTAGTGGCCAAGGAAATACAACGCCGCCAAACAATGGGGATGACCAAGGAAATACAACGCCGCCAAACAATGGGGATGGCCATGGAACGCCAACGCAACCAAGTAATGATGGGAATACAGGAGAGGCTCCAGCCAATAATGGATAA
- a CDS encoding HU family DNA-binding protein, with translation MNKTELTKMVAEKAELTQKEAAAATQAVLNAITNALANEEKVQILGFGTFEVRERSARTGRNPQTGEEMQIAASKAPAFKAGKELKEAVK, from the coding sequence ATGAATAAAACTGAACTAACAAAAATGGTAGCAGAAAAAGCAGAACTTACACAAAAAGAGGCAGCAGCAGCAACACAAGCTGTATTAAATGCTATAACAAATGCGCTTGCAAATGAAGAGAAAGTACAGATTCTTGGCTTTGGTACATTTGAAGTGCGTGAAAGATCTGCACGTACAGGACGTAACCCACAAACAGGTGAAGAAATGCAAATCGCTGCTTCAAAGGCACCTGCTTTTAAGGCGGGAAAAGAATTAAAAGAGGCAGTAAAATAA
- a CDS encoding GNAT family N-acetyltransferase has protein sequence MIIREIKKEDNVKIKKIIQNSLKSLGLAIPGTAYFDPQLNDLHQYYTDLKHGKYWIVEMEGDVVGGIGIAPFNEPEKVCELQKLYLSPQTQGLGFGKKLMEKALSYAAKHYTKCYLETQHELKTACILYEKFGFTLLHEPLSGSDHSAMNAWYIKDLN, from the coding sequence ATGATTATTCGGGAAATTAAAAAAGAAGATAATGTGAAAATTAAAAAAATAATACAAAATTCATTAAAATCACTTGGATTAGCGATTCCTGGAACAGCTTATTTTGATCCTCAACTTAACGATCTTCACCAATATTATACTGATTTAAAACACGGAAAATATTGGATAGTAGAAATGGAAGGAGACGTAGTTGGTGGAATTGGTATAGCGCCGTTTAACGAACCTGAAAAAGTTTGCGAATTACAGAAGTTATACTTAAGTCCCCAAACACAGGGCTTAGGATTTGGAAAGAAGTTAATGGAAAAAGCTTTATCATATGCTGCTAAACATTATACAAAGTGCTACTTAGAAACACAGCATGAATTAAAAACTGCATGTATACTATATGAAAAATTTGGATTTACGCTTTTACATGAGCCATTATCAGGTTCTGATCATTCTGCTATGAATGCGTGGTATATAAAAGATTTAAATTAA
- a CDS encoding MarR family transcriptional regulator — protein sequence MDKEFINDIRQFNRFYTKVLDLFNNQFLDTEYSLTEARILFEISEKTNCFANNLVQELNIDRSYMSRILRKLEREELIKKKSSAIDSRKNFLFLTKKGEELLDKINIQSDEQIYQLFNGLTNSEINQIRNSMIVIQEKLDKKKF from the coding sequence ATGGATAAAGAATTTATTAATGATATTAGACAATTCAATCGTTTTTATACGAAGGTACTTGATTTATTTAATAATCAATTTCTAGATACAGAATATTCATTAACCGAAGCACGGATACTATTTGAGATAAGTGAAAAAACTAATTGTTTTGCGAATAATCTCGTGCAAGAACTTAATATTGATAGAAGCTATATGAGTAGAATTTTACGTAAATTAGAGAGGGAAGAATTAATAAAGAAGAAAAGCTCAGCAATAGATAGTAGAAAAAACTTTCTTTTTTTGACAAAAAAAGGTGAGGAATTGCTAGATAAAATCAATATTCAGTCAGATGAACAAATATATCAATTATTTAATGGATTAACTAATAGTGAAATTAATCAAATTCGTAATTCTATGATCGTAATACAAGAAAAATTAGATAAGAAAAAATTTTGA
- a CDS encoding FtsX-like permease family protein, whose amino-acid sequence MTLFSLAKKNIKGNLNNYLLYIFSMVISVVICYTFNSLLYTPEIKNAVNNMAGTMSQTSFVLIGFVAVFIGYSNAFFTKKRKKEVGMYSLLGVRKKIIARMLFFENVIIGAITLICGLVIGVILSRLFIMLLLKLVGAPVEVSFSVPMEAIMNTTITFTVITIFTSLQSYLLIYRFKLIELFQAEKKGEKVPKSSIVSAVVSIILLVSSYWLMFNEAAMLSMPLVAIGTYLLFRSLTVYLLKRAQKNKPNYYKGINIIGTSHLLYRIKGNALMLTVIALLISVALPYLQASFSEYSITEKDAHETAPFSYIHLSKDETSDNQIKRVISKDKDHPITAQLDIPIIQVKGNTSAPFQDKIDLSVNLISESVFHKMNNILKLGDIPNLSGEHAIAFKRYINQPATDFINHQVNILLPERNYTFKLNKLEKKSIQLTSGSELLYIVIDNEMFDSVAKQVSPITYKAYKVEDEKTTKETSEIVMTLAGNDTHMRTFYEEYKKIKALTGMKIFVVSSLALVLLVATGSVIYFKQLTEAHSDKNRYEILRKIGVNRKEVRTTIAKQTLFIFLLPLIIGILNAAMLTMSVSLQYSMDIQQNIISFIYAMTTYGVIYLIYYVLTINSYNRIVNK is encoded by the coding sequence GTGACGTTATTTAGTTTAGCGAAAAAAAATATTAAAGGGAATTTAAACAACTACCTTCTCTACATTTTCTCTATGGTGATTAGTGTCGTGATTTGCTATACTTTCAACTCATTATTGTATACACCAGAAATTAAAAATGCCGTTAATAATATGGCAGGTACAATGTCACAAACCTCTTTTGTTTTAATAGGATTCGTAGCGGTTTTCATCGGATATTCTAATGCATTTTTTACGAAAAAGCGTAAAAAAGAAGTAGGTATGTACTCCCTACTTGGCGTGAGAAAAAAAATCATCGCAAGAATGCTATTTTTTGAAAATGTAATTATCGGGGCTATCACTTTAATATGCGGGCTCGTAATAGGAGTCATTTTATCCAGATTGTTTATCATGTTACTCCTTAAACTCGTCGGTGCTCCGGTCGAAGTAAGTTTTAGCGTTCCTATGGAAGCCATTATGAATACCACTATTACATTTACGGTCATTACAATTTTTACATCCCTTCAATCGTATCTTTTAATTTATCGCTTTAAATTAATTGAATTATTCCAAGCAGAGAAAAAAGGAGAGAAAGTACCAAAATCATCTATCGTTTCTGCCGTAGTTTCGATCATTTTACTCGTAAGTAGTTATTGGCTTATGTTTAACGAGGCAGCAATGCTTTCTATGCCTCTTGTTGCTATTGGAACGTATTTATTATTTCGTTCTTTAACTGTGTATTTACTAAAGCGTGCACAAAAAAATAAACCGAACTACTATAAAGGGATTAACATCATTGGAACATCTCACTTGTTGTATCGTATAAAAGGAAATGCCCTTATGCTTACAGTTATCGCATTACTAATTTCTGTAGCACTACCATATCTTCAAGCTAGTTTCTCTGAATATTCAATCACTGAAAAAGATGCTCATGAAACAGCTCCTTTTAGCTATATTCATCTTTCAAAAGATGAAACATCCGACAATCAAATCAAACGGGTTATTTCAAAAGACAAAGATCATCCGATTACAGCGCAACTAGATATCCCGATTATTCAAGTAAAAGGGAATACTTCAGCACCATTCCAAGATAAAATTGATCTTTCTGTTAATTTGATTTCAGAGAGTGTATTTCATAAAATGAACAATATTCTAAAATTAGGAGATATACCAAATCTTTCTGGTGAGCATGCTATAGCATTTAAGCGATACATTAATCAACCAGCCACTGATTTTATTAATCACCAAGTCAACATTCTGTTACCCGAGAGAAATTATACTTTTAAGCTCAACAAATTAGAAAAAAAATCGATACAACTAACATCTGGTTCTGAGCTTCTTTACATTGTAATTGATAATGAAATGTTTGACAGTGTTGCAAAACAAGTCAGTCCAATCACATATAAAGCTTATAAAGTAGAGGATGAAAAAACAACCAAAGAAACATCTGAGATAGTAATGACACTAGCAGGAAACGATACTCATATGCGTACATTCTACGAAGAGTATAAAAAAATAAAGGCACTTACAGGAATGAAAATCTTTGTAGTTAGCTCTTTAGCATTAGTTTTACTAGTGGCAACAGGAAGTGTTATTTACTTCAAACAGCTAACAGAAGCACATTCAGATAAAAATCGTTATGAAATTTTACGAAAAATCGGTGTAAATAGAAAAGAAGTACGAACTACGATAGCAAAACAAACATTATTTATATTTCTCCTTCCGTTAATTATTGGGATACTAAATGCAGCCATGTTAACAATGTCAGTATCCTTACAATATAGCATGGACATACAGCAAAATATCATTTCATTTATTTATGCTATGACAACGTATGGTGTAATCTACCTTATTTACTACGTGTTAACCATTAATTCCTATAATAGAATTGTGAATAAATAA
- a CDS encoding ATP-binding cassette domain-containing protein, whose amino-acid sequence MKSIVDAKQIKKMYGTKGNTFTALHDIDLTVREGEFVGIMGPSGAGKSTLLNILATIDQPTSGEILIDGTSILNMKEEQLSAFRRDKLGFIFQDYNLLDTLTVKDNILLPLALAKMDVQEIENRVNEISERFGIRSILDKYPYQISGGQKQRTAASRAMVSKPSLILADEPTGALDSKSAADLLESLQKLSQEDKATILMVTHDAFAASYCKRVLFIKDGKLFTELVKGNSSGKDFFKKILDVLSILGGGTSDVI is encoded by the coding sequence ATGAAATCAATAGTAGACGCAAAACAAATCAAAAAAATGTATGGAACAAAAGGAAATACATTTACTGCATTACATGATATTGATTTAACTGTTCGCGAAGGTGAGTTTGTTGGAATTATGGGACCTTCAGGTGCCGGAAAGTCCACACTTTTAAATATTTTGGCGACCATAGATCAGCCAACGTCCGGTGAGATCTTAATTGATGGGACAAGCATACTAAACATGAAAGAAGAACAATTATCCGCATTCAGGCGAGATAAACTCGGTTTCATTTTTCAAGATTACAATTTATTAGATACGTTAACAGTGAAAGATAATATTTTGTTGCCACTTGCACTAGCAAAAATGGATGTGCAAGAAATAGAAAACAGAGTTAACGAGATTTCAGAGCGTTTTGGTATTCGTTCCATTTTAGATAAATACCCATATCAAATTTCAGGTGGGCAGAAACAGCGCACAGCTGCTTCGCGTGCGATGGTATCTAAACCCAGCTTAATATTAGCAGACGAGCCGACTGGCGCACTCGATTCAAAATCGGCAGCAGACTTATTGGAGAGCTTGCAAAAATTAAGCCAAGAAGATAAAGCAACCATCCTCATGGTAACACATGATGCATTTGCAGCTAGCTATTGTAAACGCGTGTTATTTATTAAAGATGGCAAGCTGTTTACCGAACTCGTAAAGGGGAATTCTTCCGGCAAAGATTTTTTCAAAAAAATATTAGATGTATTGTCCATTCTTGGAGGTGGTACAAGTGACGTTATTTAG
- a CDS encoding response regulator transcription factor, whose amino-acid sequence MKIMIVEDEKTIRDMLGETIEKWGFTTVKVEDFDQVLSVFFKNSPHLVLMDINLPSFDGFYWCNKIRETSKAPIIFLSSRNTPMDMVMAMNMGGDDFINKPFHTDVLMAKVNALLRRTYTYIEDIELKVIEHDGIVLNLKTYNVSYVNEEITLTKNEFIILKLLMQNKGTVVSRTKIMRSLWADERFVDENTLTVNIARIRKKITDLGKEGFITTKKGYGYIIL is encoded by the coding sequence ATGAAAATTATGATTGTAGAAGACGAAAAAACGATTCGAGATATGTTGGGAGAGACAATAGAAAAATGGGGATTTACTACAGTAAAGGTAGAAGATTTTGACCAAGTATTATCAGTGTTTTTTAAAAATAGTCCTCATCTTGTACTAATGGACATTAATTTACCATCATTTGATGGATTTTACTGGTGTAATAAAATTAGAGAAACTTCAAAAGCACCGATTATTTTTCTTTCGTCTCGTAATACACCAATGGATATGGTAATGGCGATGAATATGGGTGGGGATGATTTTATTAATAAACCGTTCCACACAGATGTTTTAATGGCAAAGGTTAATGCACTCCTGCGTAGGACGTATACGTATATAGAAGACATAGAGTTAAAAGTTATTGAGCATGATGGAATTGTGCTCAACCTTAAAACCTACAATGTGTCTTATGTGAATGAAGAGATCACGCTAACTAAAAATGAATTTATTATTTTAAAACTTCTCATGCAAAATAAAGGGACAGTTGTAAGCCGAACAAAGATAATGCGCAGTCTTTGGGCTGATGAAAGATTCGTGGACGAAAACACCTTAACGGTTAACATTGCACGGATACGCAAAAAAATTACTGACCTCGGTAAAGAAGGTTTCATTACCACTAAGAAAGGATACGGGTATATTATTTTATGA